ctttctcctcttctctcgCCCTCTCTTCTCCCGTTTCGATTCCCGTTTCTTCTcgttcttccttctcctctccgTCCCGCCCGACTCGGGTCTCGTTCGGGCGGACGTAGCGGCCTACGGATCATTAAAGAAAGTGGTGGACCAGCAGGTTTAGTGCGGCCAAGGATGGGGAGGCCATACATCACTTCTTGGGAGTGTCCAGCTTCTGCGAGTACACGGTGGTGGACGTGGTCCACGTTGTCAAGATCAGCTCCCCCATCCCCGTCGACAGAGCCTGCCTCCTCAGCTGTGGTGTCTCCACCGGTGAGTTCTTCCTCGCCGTGCTTGTTTGATGTGGCCGTATAATGTCCCGAGTTCGGAATCATTTGAGATGAATTGATCGCCGTGGAATTACCGATTTGCAGGAGTTGGAGGTGCATGGAAGGTGGCCGACATAGAGCAAGGCTCCTCCGTCGTCATCTTTGGTCTCGGAGTGGTCGGACTTGCGGTaatctctaatttccttttcgtCCATCGTCCATTTGCGCGCGCCCTAAGTTATGTGGCTCATGACCTAAGTTGACACTTCATCACATGATCATGGAGATTGACGAGGATAATGCGTCCTTTTTCTCCCTCATCCATTTTTCACACGCCCTAGATTATATGGCTCAAGACCTAAGTTGATACTTCATGTCATGATCATGGAGACGACAATATTGCGTATAGAGTAACCAGTATTTTCCTAAATTCAGGCATTGCGTGcatatattttccttcttgatccATATATAATAGCCAATAACGGTTTGCCACAGCTAGCATTTTTGCTCGTGATAgaggcaatatttctttcgttctttctattttattttgtgaatcTCAATTGGGTTTATCGAAAGAACATGCCAAGTGCCATGTCTCACGGATTCTTGAACATTGTAGGTAGCAGAAGGCGCGAGGCTGAGAGGAGCTTCGAAGATCGTTGGAGTGGACTTGAATCCTGACAAGTTCGAAATAGGTCAAGCCTTTTGATAGTGCTTCTCTCTATTATTAGTGATACCTAGAGATTTATCTATAAAGGGTAAAATAGTTCCAGTTATGTCAGGCGTCATCTACTCTCTTGACGcgttaatttaggaaaattgaacATACCCAATTGATATTTTTTGGGGGGGTTAATGGCAGGAAAGAAGTTCGGGGTCACCAATTTCGTCAACCCCGAGGCTTGTGGAGAGCGGCCAGTCAGTGAGGTTGGTGCCAATTTTTGGAGTCCTTCATTGTTCTTATACATATGGAGGATGAACATGAACGAGATCGATGTGCTTGAAATTCTAATGCTTGCCGTGATCAGGTGATTAAAGAAATAACGGATGGGGGTGCAGATTACAGCTTCGAATGCGTCGGATTGGCTTCAGTGATGGCGGACGCCTTCAATAGCAGCCGAgaggttcttcttcttctctcattttctctctttctaagATCCCGAAATATAATCGGATAAGCTCATTTTATGGATGGTTTGTTGAATAGAATCACGATTTAGAAAGAGTATGAAAACCATATTTAACATAGgaataataacacaaataattcttgaactttaacttaatatgcaatgtggtCCATGAATTTAACTCAATGTGCAATGAGTTTCCTGAACTTAGGAAAATCCAAAGACCACATTCAGTACATTGAAAGTTTATGTACAACATTatatattaagttaaaattcaGAGAAAATTCATTTGTCTCATTTTCACTTTTAGCATGGCTTATACTTCAGTTTAAATCACAAGGACAAGGACATGAAGTAATATAATTGAACGCGCCTCTCAATTTGAGCGATGCCCATCGTTGACTTTTTCGAAACATGTTGCCCGTGCCAAGTTGGCCAAAGATTCCCATGAGCTGCAACGTTGAAAAAGTGTTGCGCAGCATTTCATGCTCTGAAACTGCAGCGGctacaattttattaaaaaaaacaagcaGCAGCAGCTAAAGCTACAGCGTTGTGCATTGATTTTGTAAAAAACGCGCAAGGAATGCGATGCTTGAGTAGCTAATGAATTGTGGTTATGGAGGCGAGCAGGGCGGAGGGAAGACGGTGATCCTCGGGGTGGAGTCGCGGGGGGCGCCGCTGAGCCTCGGCTCCTACGAGATCCTGAGAGGCAGGACGGTGGTGGGCTCCTACTTCGGCGGCCTGAAACCCAAGTCCGACGTCCCTCTCCTCGCTCAGAAGTACCTGGATCAGGTTTGATCCCTCGCTTTCGTCGTGTCATGACGTTCCTCCGTAACGCTCGATCCGTTTGGTTTTTCGCCCCGTGTTTTTCGGATGCCTGCCGAGATATCTCACGAGAGCACGGCGGCATTGGCTCTTTTCTGAAGCAGGAGCTCAACTTGGACGACTTCATAACGCAGGAGGTGAGCTTCCAGGACATCAACACGGCTTTCGATCTGCTGCTCCAAGGAAAGAGCCTCCGCTGCATCATATGGATGGACAGATAGTTTTGCCGCTTTCCTTTGTTACCGCGATGTCGAATGTTATCGTTTCAACACATAACACAAATGCCGATTCGTgcatttgattttgattcttgTTGCTGTTAAATTGCTgaagggaggagagatgaggctgaaactTCATCTTACGTACAGAACAACCAAGccttttacaaaagacaaaatacataacaTAAAACACACTATAACTACCCATGTTCTGCATAAAGTACTTAccccactaacacctaaaaactaggataatCAACACACACGACTCCACTAACCCTAATAACTGAAAAACTAAATCAGCAACATGTGCAAAATGAATAACTATTATATCAACAATCCCTCCCTTAAACTGATGTTTGCTAACATTCAGTTTAAAGCCTTGACTTTTTCCTGTGCAAACACCTAGTAACCTTCTGAGCTTCACAAATAACTCAATCTTGAGGTCCTTGGTGAATATATTAGCAACTTGATCTTCACTCCTACAGTAGATTAGATCAATTATTCCATCATTGCTAAgatctctcaagaaataaaacttcacatcaatgtgCTTGCTTCTTCCATGTAACACCGAATTCTTGGAGAGTTTTATTGCtgagttattgtcacaaaaaaatttagtaggTTCCGGTTGCTTGAATTGTAGCTCCTAAAGAATTCTCcttagccaaatagcttgacaaACACTGGCTGTTACAGCAACAAATTCAGCTTTGTACTTGACAATGTGACAATTGGTTGCTTCTTGGATGATCACGAAATAACACATGTCCTAAACATAAAAGCATAACCTGAAGTGCTCCtcctatcatcttgatctcctgTATAGTTATTATCAGTAAATCTCAACAAATCGGACTTTTCACTCTTCTTGTAAAATagcccaaagtctctagttccttgcaagtaacgaATGATTCTCTTGGTAGCtaacaaatctatttttgtagGATCCTCCATATATCTACTGATTAAACTCATAAAATACATTATGTCTAGTCATGTTGCACTTAAATACATCAAATTGCccacaatttgtttataaagtgtgttgTCAACCTTCCTCCATTCATGGTCTTTGTATAACTTTAAGCCAAACTCAACTGGAGTGTTTACAAGATTACAATCCTTCATCTGAaacctgtccaaaatttctcccacatatttcttttgagaaataaagatcTAATCATCCGATTGTACCACTTCTATGCTAAGGAAGTAATGCATCATACCAAGATcagacatttcaaactcatccatcataGATTTCTTGAACTCTTCAAATATGCCATCACAATTTCCAGTAAATATAAGATTGTCAACATACAAGTAGACAATAAGCATTTTCCCTTTATCTccaatcttgacaaaaaaaCGTATGCTCAtaggacattttgaaaaaccaactttaagaaaataagtttcaatacgactataccaagcccgaggggcttgttttagcccataaagaGTTTTTTTCAATCTATAAACTTTATActcatttccaatcttgacaTAACTAGGGGGTTGCTCGACAAATACATTTTCTTCCAAGTACCCATGCAAGAATGCCGATTTGACATCTAGTTGGAAAATAGGCTAAGAATTATGTGCCGCCAATGTAACCACCAATTTGATTGTGTCATATCTTGCAACTGAAGAAAAAACCTTTGTATAGTTGATTCCATATTGCTGCTTGTATCCCTTGGCTACCAAACGTGCTTCgtatttgtcaacttcaccattttctttcagttttgttttaaagaccCACTTTACACCAATGACTTTTTGTCCATTCGGAAGATCAGATAGCTTACaagtatcatttctttcaatagcattaatttcatcatccatcgcgacctaaattttctttcaacagCATTAATCGGGTTCTCAAGCCCATCCATCGCGACTTAAGTCTAAGTTTTTttaaacatgcaaaagattattatctaggagtcgccactaatcggtttatggtaggtcgattagacacctaagtaaaataaaggaagatttattttactcctacgaaccagagactaaaggtacgaggacttggttacactagaattttctaatgccctttcggtaccatttctttttaattttcaaaaatatttttgaaagcggcttggatttattttaacctaaatctcTATCATGCAAAGAGCGATCACACGCGTGTTCATCCATTATTAaacactcaaataaataaattgcgcAAGCAATTACTTTGAGCtttttgaaattggaaatttttttataaaacatgcatcttaactaaatgacctaatttcgCTAATAAAtgaattctaattaaatgaacttaTTATGCAAGCACTAGGTGACGAAAATTTTATAAACCTAATCCTACATGTCTGATTtattaaacctacatgctttgatgcaagattttgatttttatttttatttttatggtttttagcattttttttaagataagcaattatatctaaacaatcaagatattaatcaaataaagaattaaaataatcgaaaaaataacctgttgtctcacatgtcaaattaacgattactctaaccctaaacatcacgacaaaagattcaaaataattaaaaatctgatccgaagtctcacggatcaaattaataattatgatgatttaacaattaaaatattatcaaaaagcacaaaaattaatataattaaaaaaatgatccgatgtcttacggatcaaattaataattataaaatttatggacAAAATCCGtacggataatgcctacaaaattcatgaaatcaatATTGACATACTAAGTTCtaaaacaataataacaaaacttaaaaaatgataataaaataacataaaataaataaaaaaagaataaaactaaAACTAAAACTAAACTACCTACAACGGGGACTCAACACCCTTTGTAGAAGGTGTGTTGTATTGAGTGGGTGGACCGGCGGCGTCAGCGGGCAAGCGAGGTTGCGGGCGGAGGCGACACGGGCTGAGGAGGTGCCGCCTTTGTTGGGCGATGCGAGTGCGAGGCGGCGCGGACGGTTGGGCGTCCTAATTCAAAGCGCACAATCCAATTCGGACTCAATGGATGACCGACGGCGGCTCATGGTCAAGAGACTCACATCGTGTCGTTGATCTTCCATTAAAGAATGTATATAACTCCACACGCTTAAACTCTTCACGATCTCCCGGTCAAAAAGTAatccttcttcttgcatgaagTAAAATCACAAAGCCCACGAATTGTCAAATCTAGACAAAATTCAAGAGAAGACAAATCCACCGCTTTTGCCCTCACTTGGcgaattgtgatttttttaccAGAGTTTGAGCAGTTACTTTCTTCAAGCTCACCAATCTTTTTCACCCATGGTTTTtaactttcttctcttcttgaaTTCGTGGGAGGCCACGGTTTCGTTCTTGGTCGTGGACAAAGGCACCGGTAAACCATGAGCAGAGAGTTGGTCAGTGGTAAAGACACGAGAGCTGCGGCGGGTGTGAGAGCATGTCGACGATTCACGCTCGTGAATGGCCGATGAGTTGGTGGCGCAAGGAACAGGCGAGGTTTGGGGGTTTGCGGCACGGAGGATGGCATATGGCTAGTTCTTGATTTGATCATCCGCTAGTCTCCTTCGAGATCCTTTTGAGTGGACGCCCCCCTTCTCTTGTCGTCTCTCTCTTGTCAATTATGGCGGAATATGGAATTGTGTggccttttgtttttgtaaataCCGAAAATATGGAGTGAATAGCACTTTTATCAAAAGTCTTTGGATGTAGGGTCATATGTCTCGCATTTGCTGGAattaaaaacaagaaacaagaataaaaaagttgaatAGCAAATTGAATCTCCAAACTTAAAAAAGGGAGCTCCACTTACCTCATGATGAATGTGGGATCAAGAGGACTTCCATCCAATAGACCAATCGGAAAATTCTCGAGATCGTCCAccacccttttttttctctcgatttttctttgctctgaaaatttttctaatgcGGAGTCAACCCCTTTTTATAAAGAGATTGCAATCAGCTCGATTTTTCgcttcttcatttttcaaaacttcAGCGCTTGCATTTTGGTGCatacttcaatcaaatcaatttttcctttttatttttcttttcaaaatgcaattttatttttccaaaattaggtgtcaacaatcgcTTTtcgccattttcttctttgatagCACTCTCAAAAAGTTGTACGGTCATAGTCTAAAAAACAAGGCAAAGTGAGTTTGATTCCACTTACCTGAATCTTTTGGGGCATACAAGGTGCTGAAATTGACTTCAGCGCTTGTTGGTGAAATTTTATGTTCAACATAATTGTcataaaaacttgaaatttggTTCAGCATCATTGTCATAAAAAACTTGGGTAGCTTGCCTATTCCAATCCCAAGTGTTCTCTTCATCAAAAACAACATCCTTGCTAATCACAATCTTCTTTGTTAGTggattaaataatttatatgctttggaTGCTTCACTTACACCAACAAAGACACATTTTTCAGCCTTGTCatcaaatttcttcctttttacatCCAAGACATAGGCATATGCGAtgcatccaaaaattctgaagtgATCTATAGTCGGTCTTCTCCCACTCCAAGCCTTTTCAAGTGTCATATTCTGAATGCAAAAGTTGGACTTCTGTTCAAAACATGAATACTCCAATTTACTCTTTTTGACTAGAAAGTCTTTGAAACTCTTCCTCTTGCCAATAAGCTTCTCACCAGGTTGAGaattgttctattttttctctcagatacaccattttgttgtggtgtatatgCAACAGTAAGCTCTCTTCTTCGAATGTCATGCTCTGcacaaaaaacttcaatttcttttgagcAATATTCACCACCACGATCTATTCAAAGAGTCTTAATGGTcttttctacttcattttcaacacaagttttgaagtttttaaatgtggagaaagcttttgatttttcctgtaaaaaataaaccaaagtttttttggaaaaatcatcaatgaaggtaatTAAGTATATTTTACCTCCATAAGAAGATGGGTTTATAGGACCGCAAATGTCTGAATACACCAGCTGCAAAACATCATTTGCTCTCCATgactttctttttaaaattgagaATGATGTTGTTTGCTAACAACACATTCTTCGCGGACTTGGGAAAGAACAGTAATTTGAGAAAGACTTGTCATCATGTTTTTCTGTTGAAGGGTCTTCAATCCACCAAAACTCAAGTGACCATAGCGAAAATGCCACAGTCATAAGGGATCTTTCTTTTCAGCCATTAAACAAGATTGcatattttcaatctttaatggaAACAATCTATTTGAACTCATAAGAACAATTGCAATAGCACCTCTAATAGAATCATAAACTTCACAAGCACCCTTCTGAATGGTGATtacataacctttttttttttgtaattggcTAGCACTCAATAGGTTACTTTTCAAGTCAGGAACATACAATACATTAGAGATCGTTTCCACAAAACAATTATTGGTTCTTATcttaatatcacatttttcCCATCACTTTGACAGTAGAATGATCCCCAAAACTCATAGTggaatgaaaatcttcatttagatgagaaaaagaagacttaCTTTCACTCATGTGGTTACTACAGCTTGTATCCACATACCAAATATTTGACTCGCActtcttttcatcttgaacagccatcaacaacgtttttttttttttttttttttttttggtaaaggataatgatatattgagctttaaccaacGAATATACAAGATCCGGCACCATAAAACTTACACTCAACAAGACACAAACGTCTCATCGAGTGAAAGGGCGCTGGACACAAAACACCGCAAAGCGGTCAACTCAAGCAAGGGCTGAAACAGGATGCCTAAGAAAACAGCTACGTAGGGCTGAGACAACAAACTAAAAAAGACAAACTAACCAAAAGGCCACGTAGGGCCATGAAGAACAACCCGCAAAGTTAGACTAAGGCGACCTAGGCGGTCAGCATAGGAGAGCTGAAGATAGACGAGTCAAGGCCCCAGTTTCTTTGTAACCTCCTATTTCTCGGGCAATCTTCCACGCTTTTGAAAGTTAAGGCTTTATCATTCACAACTTTAATAAGATGCTTCTTAATAGCCGCAATCACAACCGGATGCTCTCTAAAGAGGATGTCGTTTCTATAATTCCAAATGAGATGGCACAGAGCTCCAAAAGAGAAACGACCAATGGTGTGATAGAAATCCTTACTTGAGAGGATTCTCATCGCTcactgaagattttctgtccaAGTCCCATTTCTCCATGGGAGGTTGCACCTGGCCGCCCAAAAGTAAGCCATACTAGTCGTGATACAGCAACCAAAGAAGAGGTGGTCAATAGAATCCAGTGTGAGCTTGCAAAAGGCACATACTTCACTCCCAATTCTCCCATAAGACATAAGAAAAGCTTGGGTAGGAAGCTGGTTCTTAGTGATCAGCcagagattgaattggtatctcGGAGTGATGGCCTTGTTCCAAATAAAGGATGACCACACAACCCTGTCTTTCCTTCTTCTGAGTACATGCCAAGCTGAGGCGACCGAGAAGACACCGGAAGGATCATCCCTCCATATAAATCTATCCAGAACCCATGTGAGAACCGGAAGGGGCTGGTTCCAGGAATCCATCAATGACTTGAAGTCCTGACCTGCCGAAGAAAAAAGGTCTGCAACAACTACATACCAAGGCAGCCTCGAATAAGAGATAGCCTGCTCTGAACAAATAAGATCCAGCGGACCTCTCTGATGCCAATGGTCAAACCAAAGTGATGTCCCCTGGCCATCTCCAATCTTCCAATGGAAGTTGAGGTAGAATTCGGATCTCAGGTGGAGGATCCTCTTCCAAGCCCACGAGCAGCTGCCCGGCATCTTAGCCACCCAAAAGTTCATCTTTCCCAGAAAAGTAGAGTGAATACATTTGCACCAAAGAGACTCCTTATCCGTGAAGAGGATCTAGATGTGCTTAAGCATCGCTACCTTATTGTACTCTCACAAACTTCGAATCCCAAGACCCCCTTCTTCCCTTGGGAGACAAACATCCTCCTAGGAAACCTTAGCTCCTCCCTTACTAAGGCTAGGCCCCTTCCATAAGAACTGTCTAAAAATATGCTCGATACGATCCAGGATTGTTACGGGAATAATGAACACACTAGCCCAATAGGCTTGGATTGCATGGAGCACTTACTTTATGAGCTAAACTCTTCCTACAAAGGAGAGAAATTGATGGGTCCAGGATTGCACCCTAGCCATTATGCGATCGACTAGAGCTACACAATTCCCATTGCCGAGTCTTGAGGATATAATAGGCGCTCCTAGATAACGTACCGTCAATTTTCCTTCCGCAAAACTGAGGGTATCATTTATCTAACTTCTCAAGTCATCCGATCCCCCTGCAACAAATACCTCACTTTTGCTGTTGTTCGGCTTGAGTCCACTCCATTCCGAGAATGTATCTAGCCCATCCTTCAGCAGCAGGATGGAGGCCATATCCGCATGGCAAAAGAGGAAgacatcatccgcaaagaaaagatgagataacTGAGTGGCCTTGAACCTCCAAGAGAACTTGAAGCCCGGCTGCTCCGCACGAGAAGTAAGGATTCCTGAGAAGACTTCTATAACCAGTGTGAAAAGATAAGGAGACATGAGGTCACCCTATCGAAGGCCGCGGCTACTAGAGAAGAATCCATGGAGATCCCCATTCAAAGAGATAGAAAACATAGGAGTACGAACACATATCATGATAAGACGAATGAAATGGTCTGGGAACCGAAAGGCACGAAGAACCAATTCAAGGAAATCCTAATCCACCGTATCGTACGCTTTCTGAAAGTCTACCTTCACTGCACATTTGGGGAGATAAGGCTGCAGGTGAAAGCCGACGAATAACTCCTGGGCCAGGAGAATATTATCCCTAATCCGCCGACCCTTTACGAATGCATTTTGAGAAGGGCTTATGGCGTCCTGAAGCACCGAGGCGATGCGGTTGGCCAATACCTTAGTAATACATTTGTAGATCATATTGCAGCAAGCAATGGGCCTATAATCATTTACCAAGGTAGCATTAGGAATCTTAGGGATCCATACCAGGATGGTGGAATTAATCTCCCTTAAAAGTCTCCTCGtaacaaaaaaatctttaacTGCTTCAACTGTCAAAGGCCCAACAAGATCTCAGTTACTCTTAAAGAATTCGACACCAAACTCATCCGGCCCCGAGGCCTTCCCACGTGCTA
The sequence above is drawn from the Eucalyptus grandis isolate ANBG69807.140 chromosome 11, ASM1654582v1, whole genome shotgun sequence genome and encodes:
- the LOC104416186 gene encoding alcohol dehydrogenase-like 2 isoform X1 → METNASGTAGKPIKCRAAVCRRAGEPLVMEEIQVEPPKAWEVRIKIVCTSICHTDVTFWKMDSGPFAVFPRILGHEAVGVVESVGEEVEEVKAGDTVLPVFWSNCEKCRHCESSRGNNCSVFANRPLGPGMPRDGTTRFSAAKDGEAIHHFLGVSSFCEYTVVDVVHVVKISSPIPVDRACLLSCGVSTGVGGAWKVADIEQGSSVVIFGLGVVGLAVAEGARLRGASKIVGVDLNPDKFEIGKKFGVTNFVNPEACGERPVSEVIKEITDGGADYSFECVGLASVMADAFNSSREGGGKTVILGVESRGAPLSLGSYEILRGRTVVGSYFGGLKPKSDVPLLAQKYLDQELNLDDFITQEVSFQDINTAFDLLLQGKSLRCIIWMDR
- the LOC104416186 gene encoding alcohol dehydrogenase-like 2 isoform X2, whose protein sequence is MEEIQVEPPKAWEVRIKIVCTSICHTDVTFWKMDSGPFAVFPRILGHEAVGVVESVGEEVEEVKAGDTVLPVFWSNCEKCRHCESSRGNNCSVFANRPLGPGMPRDGTTRFSAAKDGEAIHHFLGVSSFCEYTVVDVVHVVKISSPIPVDRACLLSCGVSTGVGGAWKVADIEQGSSVVIFGLGVVGLAVAEGARLRGASKIVGVDLNPDKFEIGKKFGVTNFVNPEACGERPVSEVIKEITDGGADYSFECVGLASVMADAFNSSREGGGKTVILGVESRGAPLSLGSYEILRGRTVVGSYFGGLKPKSDVPLLAQKYLDQELNLDDFITQEVSFQDINTAFDLLLQGKSLRCIIWMDR